One window of the Trifolium pratense cultivar HEN17-A07 linkage group LG2, ARS_RC_1.1, whole genome shotgun sequence genome contains the following:
- the LOC123907388 gene encoding sister chromatid cohesion protein SCC2 isoform X2, whose translation MNSPTTSDAVTAAQSLSDHRGISMSNTIHSEITSCLPLPSLPVFCGASDQDLRLFDSPLLLNRVDILAQSSKIAEMLRNTDVSYLNLRDDANAVRYNYVEPLELHDEVLRCNPEAFECSTAGPVKEKISGSALPEKKLSESSFSVPSQTQKDYNATHSRQLDNFSTNDISTLSSKKSKVKKKAGNGLSIAPDPTELQDASIGRFREFLEDLCSKAERNSGDLDEAVELLSLSLSDLRTLVNEIMSIREKKLLHLVPVEFLVRLLKVLDHQIHIAEGLSIEDCDNSNSEQVSSLFAALESIHAALAVMAHTDMPKQLYKEEVIERILEFSRHQITDVMCACDPSYRALYRPSENTALEVDDEEYDAELGSASKKRRTSSKTVKLKKSASSRFSSAVNVILQKSCTVLGLLKDLLLIERLSDSCILQLVKTCISTFLVDNIQLLQLKAIGLLSVIFYLYTQHRTYVLDEMLHLLWKLPHSKRALRNYHIREEEQRQIQMITALLIQLIHCSANLPDTLRLASSGNSVLEVSVDASYPTKCRDAVREACGLFWSRVIHRVANAKTQDASELKSIMENLVTDLLTTLNLPEYPASASILEVLCAILINNAGSNSKDFAARSMAIDILGTIAARLKRDAVICSREKFWVLQDLLSENAARPHYPKDTCCICLGGRIENLFICSGCNRLFHADCLDIKENEVPNRNWYCHICICSKQLLVLQSYCNSQRKDDVKKNRKVSMDDSAFSNHEIVQQLLLNHLQDVTSDDDLHIFICWFYLCVWYKNDPKSQQKPIYYFARMKSRTIIRDSGTVSSMLTRDSIKKITLALGQKSSFSRGFDKIFHTLLVNLKENSPVIRAKALRAVSIIVEADPEVLGDKQVQTSVEGRFCDSAISVREAALELVGRHIASHPDVGFKYFEKITERIKDTGVSVRKRAIKIIRDMCSSNANFSEFTRACTEIISRVIDDESSIQDLVCKTFYEFWFEEPSASQTQIFGDGSTVPLEVAKKTEQIVEMLKRMPNNKLLVTVIKRNLTLDFLPQSTKAIGVNPVSLVTVRKRCELICKCLLEKILQVEEMNSNEGEKLVLPYVLVLHAFCLVDPTLCAPASNPSHLVITLEQYLKTQVDNSMVAQLLESIIFIIDAVLPLLSNQLTLGFVEELEQDLTQMIRRHSFLTVVHACIKCLCSMSKIAGKGATAVQHLIQVFFKCLEDTQAVVNKQQVGRSLFSLGLLIRYGNCLFAGSGNELVDVKRSLGLLMKYLAVEDCTLQVRSLQALGYVLIARPEYMLENDIGKILEGTLSNIANERIKMQALQNMFEYLLDAESKMETDKVDGNVPGHLVGAGQSVPVAAGAGDTNICGGIIQLYWDNILGRCLDLNEQVRQSALKIVEVVLRQGLVHPITCVPHLIALETDPLEPNSKLAHHLLMNMNEKYPAFFESRLGDGLQMSFMFMQSICVSPNENVNHKTQSKIHVSGKGKPQADSLTQSRVGVSRIYKLIRGNRISRNKFMSSIVRKFDNPRWNKFVISFLTYCTEVLALLPFIAPDEPLYLIYAINRVVQVRAGPLEANFKAWSSSLSRSEGDGTPHGNGMYPQAPDEPIHTTQVQSLDLNGTYQQNVDVRPYLNDMTSVDLNGTNHQLPDYPLSHNGRSKVKLHAAGFADAFTFSKDDLEKVQADCLSAIALQLLLKLKRHLKIMYSLDDARCQAYSPSEPPKPGDVFSKQNVPFNICESQFSLPTCPQELIQRYQEFKNALKEDTVDYSLYTANIKRKRQTPRKIRKSGPMVGANIDEDDDEDWAGGMRNINFSGGRRTSLRSSRQY comes from the exons ATGAATTCTCCAACTACTTCCGATGCCGTTACGGCGGCGCAGTCTCTCTCCGACCACCGCGGAATCAGCATGTCAAATACTATTCACTCCGAAATCACCTCTTGCTTGCCGTTACCTTCGCTTCCGGTTTTCTGCGGAGCTTCCGATCAAGACCTACGACTCTTCGATTCACCGTTGCTGTTGAACCGCGTCGATATTCTCGCACAGTCTAGCAAGATCGCTGAGATGCTCCGAAACACTGATGTTTCATACTT gaatttaagAGATGATGCCAATGCTGTTCGGTATAACTATGTCGAGCCTTTAGAACTCCATGATGAAGTTCTTAGGTGTAATCCTGAAGCATTTGAATGCAGCACTGCAG GTCCTGTCAAGGAGAAGATCTCTGGTAGTGCATTACCTGAAAAGAAGCTCTCTGAATCAAGTTTTTCTGTCCCGAGTCAGACTCAAAAAGACTATAATGCAACCCATAGCCGACAGCTTGATAATTTTTCTACAAAT GACATTTCTACATTGTCTTCTAAGAAATCAAAAGTTAAGAAGAAAGCCGGTAACGGATTATCTATTGCACCTGACCCTACTGAGCTTCAAG ATGCCAGCATTGGAAGATTTCGTGAGTTTTTGGAGGACTTATGTAGCAAGGCTGAACGGAATAGTGGTGATCTAGATGAAGCAGTAGAATTGTTGTCATTGTCTCTTTCAGATCTTAGAACGCTTGTTAATGAAATAATGTCTATACGTGAGAAGAAACTTCTGCATTTGGTCCCTGTAGAATTCCTTGTTAGACTGCTAAAGGTTTTAGATCATCAGATACACATAGCAGAAGGCCTGTCAATTGAGGATTGTGACAAT TCCAATTCAGAACAAGTTTCGTCTCTTTTTGCTGCGTTGGAATCCATTCATGCTGCACTGGCGGTGATGGCTCATACTGACATGCCAAAACAACTTTATAAAGAAGAG GTCATTGAGAGAATTCTGGAGTTTTCCAGGCATCAGATAACGGATGTGATGTGTGCATGTGATCCTTCATACCGGGCATTATACAGACCTAGTGAAAACACTGCACTTGAAG TTGATGATGAAGAATATGATGCTGAATTAGGCTCAGCAAGCAAAAAACGACGTACTAGCAGCAAGACTGTGAAGTTGAAGAAATCAGCATCAAGCAG GTTCTCTAGTGCTGTGAATGTTATTCTTCAGAAGTCGTGTACTGTTCTTGGACTACTCAAGGATTTGTTGTTAATAGAGAGGTTGTCAGATAGTTGCATTTTACAACTTGTAAAAACATGCATTTCAACGTTCTTGGTTGATAACATTCAGCTCTTGCAATTGAAGGCAATTGGTTTACTCAGTGTG ATATTCTATTTATACACACAACATCGTACTTATGTGTTAGATGAAATGCTTCACCTTCTTTGGAAATTACCGCATTCAAAGCGAGCTTTAAGGAATTATCACATACGTGAGGAAGAGCAAAGACAGATCCAGATGATTACTGCTTTGTTGATCCAATTAATTCATTGTAGTGCTAACCTTCCTGATACTTTAAGACTAGCATCAAGTGGTAACTCTGTATTGGAAGTCTCGGTTGATGCTAGTTATCCAACTAAATGCCGTGACGCAGTAAGAGAGGCCTGCGGTCTATTTTGGAGCCGTGTAATTCATCGAGTTGCAAATGCAAAGACTCAGGATGCTTCTGAACTGAAGTCCATAATGGAGAATCTTGTTACTGATTTACTGACCACTCTAAATTTACCCGAGTATCCTGCTTCAGCTTCTATTCTAGAG GTTCTATGTGCTATACTAATTAATAATGCTGGGTCAAACTCCAAGGATTTCGCTGCACGTTCCATGGCAATTGATATTCTTGGCACTATTGCTGCAAGGTTGAAGCGTGATGCTGTGATTTGTAGCCGGGAAAAGTTCTGGGTACTTCAAGATTTACTTAGTGAGAATGCTGCTCGTCCTCATTATCCAAAAGATACATGTTGTATCTGTTTGGGTGGAAGGATTGAAAATTTGTTCATATGTTCCGGCTGCAATAGGCTTTTTCATGCTGACTGTTTGGACATTAAAGAAAATGAAGTTCCCAACCGGAACTGGTACTGTCATATCTGCATCTGCTCAAAGCAACTGCTTGTATTACAATCATATTGCAATTCCCAGCGCAAGGATGATGTAAAAAAGAATCGTAAAGTGTCAATGGATGATTCTGCATTTTCTAACCATGAAATTGTTCAACAATTGCTTTTGAATCACCTTCAAGATGTCACCTCTGATGATGACCTGCATATTTTCATTTGCTG GTTTTATCTATGCGTATGGTATAAAAATGATCCAAAATCTCAGCAGAAGCCCATTTACTACTTTGCTAGGATGAAATCAAGAACCATAATACGGGATTCTGGTACTGTTTCTTCTATGCTGACGCGAGATTCAATCAAGAAGATTACTCTAGCTTTAGGCCAAAAAAGTTCATTTAGTCGAGGCTTTGATAAGATTTTTCACACACTTTTG GTAAATTTGAAGGAGAACTCTCCAGTTATTAGGGCTAAAGCTTTACGAGCA GTTAGCATCATTGTAGAGGCTGATCCAGAGGTATTGGGTGATAAACAAGTTCAAACATCTGTTGAAGGTAGGTTCTGTGACAGTGCAATATCTGTTAGAGAAGCAGCATTGGAACTTGTTGGTAGGCATATTGCTTCGCATCCAGATGTGGGTTTTAAG TATTTTGAGAAGATTACAGAGAGAATCAAAGATACTGGAGTGAGTGTTCGAAAACGAGCCATAAAAATTATTCGAGATATGTGCAGCTCAAATGCCAACTTCTCGGAGTTTACAAGAGCCTGCACAGAGATAATTTCTCGTGTTATTGATGATGAATCCAGTATCCAG GATCTTGTTTGCAAAACATTTTATGAGTTCTGGTTTGAGGAGCCTTCTGCTTCACAAACTCAGATCTTTGGAGATGGTAGTACTGTTCCACTTGAGGTAGCTAAGAAAACAGAGCAAATTGTTGAAATGTTGAAGAGAATGCCCAATAATAAGCTTCTTGTAACTGTAATAAAGCGCAACTTGACACTTGATTTTTTACCACAATCTACAAAAGCAATTGGGGTCAACCCAGTGTCCCTTGTAACAGTTCGTAAGCGTTGTGAGTTGATTTGCAAATGCTTGCTGGAGAAGATATTGCAG GTGGAAGAAATGAACAGTAATGAGGGGGAAAAACTTGTGCTTCCGTATGTGCTAGTCTTGCATGCATTTTGTCTTGTGGACCCAACTCTATGTGCACCAGCTTCTAACCCTTCCCACCTTGTCATTACTTTGGAGCAATATCTGAAGACTCAG gTTGACAATAGCATGGTCGCACAATTACTTGAGagtataatatttataattgatgCTGTGTTGCCATTGCTGAGTAATCAGTTAACTCTGGGTTTTGTGGAGGAACTTGAGCAAGATTTGACGCAGATGATTCGCCGACATTCTTTCTTGACAGTTGTCCATGCTTGTATCAA GTGCCTCTGCAGTATGAGTAAGATTGCTGGGAAGGGGGCTACTGCAGTCCAGCATCTTATTCAGGTCTTCTTCAAATGTTTGGAAGATACCCAGGCAGTTGTAAACAAGCAG CAAGTCGGGCGATCTCTCTTCTCTCTTGGTTTGCTTATTCGTTATGGCAACTGTTTGTTTGCCGGCTCTGGTAATGAACTTGTTGATGTCAAAAGGAGTCTCGGCTTGCTTATGAAGTATCTTGCTGTGGAGGATTGTACTCTTCAGGTTAGATCATTGCAG GCACTAGGATATGTTCTAATTGCAAGGCCTGAATATATGTTAGAAAATGACATTGGAAAGATACTGGAGGGAACATTGTCTAACATTGCTAATGAACGGATAAAG ATGCAAGCATTACAAAACATGTTTGAGTATCTTCTTGATGCTGAAAGCAAAATGGAAACAGACAAAGTTGATGGTAATGTACCTGGTCACTTGGTCGGAGCTGGGCAGAGTGTACCTGTTGCTGCTGGTGCTGGGGATACAAACATATGCGGGGGTATAATTCAGTTGTACTGGGATAATATTTTGGGCAGATGTTTGGATTTGAACGAACAGGTTCGACAATCAGCCTTGAAG ATTGTTGAAGTTGTGTTGCGCCAAGGTCTTGTTCATCCCATCACTTGTGTTCCACATCTTATAGCACTAGAAACAGATCCTCTGGAGCCAAATTCAAAGTTGGCTCATCATCTCCTAATGAATATGAATGAGAA GTACCCTGCATTTTTTGAAAGCCGATTGGGTGATGGACTTCAAATGTCTTTTATGTTCATGCAATCTATTTGTGTCAGTCCTAATGAAAATGTTAACCACAAGACCCAATCTAAGATCCATGTTTCTGGAAAAGGCAAGCCCCAGGCCGATTCGCTCACTCAATCAAGAGTTGGGGTTTCTCGAATATACAAGCTCATCCGAGGGAACCGGATATCAAGGAACAAATTTATGTCCTCAATTGTACGAAAATTTGATAATCCAAGATGGAACAAATTTGTAATATCTTTCTTAAC GTACTGCACAGAGGTCCTTGCCTTGCTTCCATTCATTGCACCTGATGAACCACTTTATTTAATCTATGCTATCAATCGAGTAGTTCAGGTTAGGGCTGGTCCGCTGGAGGCGAACTTCAAAGCCTGGAGTTCAAGCTTGTCACGAAGTGAGGGTGATGGTACACCTCATGGGAATGGAATGTATCCACAGGCACCAGATGAGCCTATTCATACAACCCAAGTCCAGTCATTGGATTTAAATGGCACATATCAGCAAAATGTAGATGTTCGTCCCTACCTCAATGATATGACATCAGTGGATTTAAATGGAACAAATCACCAATTGCCAGATTATCCTTTATCACATAATGGTAGATCAAAAGTAAAGCTACATGCTGCAGGTTTTGCAGATGCCTTTACCTTCTCAAAAGATGATCTTGAGAAAGTTCAG GCTGACTGTTTATCCGCGATTGCATTGCAACTTCTTTTGAAGTTAAAGAGACACCTAAAAATCATGTATAGTCTCGATGATGCCAGATGTCag GCTTATTCTCCAAGCGAACCACCAAAACCTGGAGATGTTTTTTCAAAACAGAATGTTCCATTTAATATTTGTGAATCTCAGTTCAGTTTGCCTACATGTCCGCAAGAATTAATACAAAGATATCAG GAGTTTAAGAATGCATTGAAGGAAGATACAGTGGATTATTCACTCTACACCGCAAATATAAAACGGAAGCGACAAACACCCAGAAAAATTCGGAAATCTGGACCTATGGTAGGTGCTAATATTGATGAGGATGACGATGAGGATTGGGCTGGTGGAATGCGCAATATAAATTTTAGTGGTGGCCGCAGGACTAGCCTTAGAAGCTCCAGACAATACTGA
- the LOC123907388 gene encoding sister chromatid cohesion protein SCC2 isoform X1, which translates to MNSPTTSDAVTAAQSLSDHRGISMSNTIHSEITSCLPLPSLPVFCGASDQDLRLFDSPLLLNRVDILAQSSKIAEMLRNTDVSYLNLRDDANAVRYNYVEPLELHDEVLRCNPEAFECSTAGKQSPVKEKISGSALPEKKLSESSFSVPSQTQKDYNATHSRQLDNFSTNDISTLSSKKSKVKKKAGNGLSIAPDPTELQDASIGRFREFLEDLCSKAERNSGDLDEAVELLSLSLSDLRTLVNEIMSIREKKLLHLVPVEFLVRLLKVLDHQIHIAEGLSIEDCDNSNSEQVSSLFAALESIHAALAVMAHTDMPKQLYKEEVIERILEFSRHQITDVMCACDPSYRALYRPSENTALEVDDEEYDAELGSASKKRRTSSKTVKLKKSASSRFSSAVNVILQKSCTVLGLLKDLLLIERLSDSCILQLVKTCISTFLVDNIQLLQLKAIGLLSVIFYLYTQHRTYVLDEMLHLLWKLPHSKRALRNYHIREEEQRQIQMITALLIQLIHCSANLPDTLRLASSGNSVLEVSVDASYPTKCRDAVREACGLFWSRVIHRVANAKTQDASELKSIMENLVTDLLTTLNLPEYPASASILEVLCAILINNAGSNSKDFAARSMAIDILGTIAARLKRDAVICSREKFWVLQDLLSENAARPHYPKDTCCICLGGRIENLFICSGCNRLFHADCLDIKENEVPNRNWYCHICICSKQLLVLQSYCNSQRKDDVKKNRKVSMDDSAFSNHEIVQQLLLNHLQDVTSDDDLHIFICWFYLCVWYKNDPKSQQKPIYYFARMKSRTIIRDSGTVSSMLTRDSIKKITLALGQKSSFSRGFDKIFHTLLVNLKENSPVIRAKALRAVSIIVEADPEVLGDKQVQTSVEGRFCDSAISVREAALELVGRHIASHPDVGFKYFEKITERIKDTGVSVRKRAIKIIRDMCSSNANFSEFTRACTEIISRVIDDESSIQDLVCKTFYEFWFEEPSASQTQIFGDGSTVPLEVAKKTEQIVEMLKRMPNNKLLVTVIKRNLTLDFLPQSTKAIGVNPVSLVTVRKRCELICKCLLEKILQVEEMNSNEGEKLVLPYVLVLHAFCLVDPTLCAPASNPSHLVITLEQYLKTQVDNSMVAQLLESIIFIIDAVLPLLSNQLTLGFVEELEQDLTQMIRRHSFLTVVHACIKCLCSMSKIAGKGATAVQHLIQVFFKCLEDTQAVVNKQQVGRSLFSLGLLIRYGNCLFAGSGNELVDVKRSLGLLMKYLAVEDCTLQVRSLQALGYVLIARPEYMLENDIGKILEGTLSNIANERIKMQALQNMFEYLLDAESKMETDKVDGNVPGHLVGAGQSVPVAAGAGDTNICGGIIQLYWDNILGRCLDLNEQVRQSALKIVEVVLRQGLVHPITCVPHLIALETDPLEPNSKLAHHLLMNMNEKYPAFFESRLGDGLQMSFMFMQSICVSPNENVNHKTQSKIHVSGKGKPQADSLTQSRVGVSRIYKLIRGNRISRNKFMSSIVRKFDNPRWNKFVISFLTYCTEVLALLPFIAPDEPLYLIYAINRVVQVRAGPLEANFKAWSSSLSRSEGDGTPHGNGMYPQAPDEPIHTTQVQSLDLNGTYQQNVDVRPYLNDMTSVDLNGTNHQLPDYPLSHNGRSKVKLHAAGFADAFTFSKDDLEKVQADCLSAIALQLLLKLKRHLKIMYSLDDARCQAYSPSEPPKPGDVFSKQNVPFNICESQFSLPTCPQELIQRYQEFKNALKEDTVDYSLYTANIKRKRQTPRKIRKSGPMVGANIDEDDDEDWAGGMRNINFSGGRRTSLRSSRQY; encoded by the exons ATGAATTCTCCAACTACTTCCGATGCCGTTACGGCGGCGCAGTCTCTCTCCGACCACCGCGGAATCAGCATGTCAAATACTATTCACTCCGAAATCACCTCTTGCTTGCCGTTACCTTCGCTTCCGGTTTTCTGCGGAGCTTCCGATCAAGACCTACGACTCTTCGATTCACCGTTGCTGTTGAACCGCGTCGATATTCTCGCACAGTCTAGCAAGATCGCTGAGATGCTCCGAAACACTGATGTTTCATACTT gaatttaagAGATGATGCCAATGCTGTTCGGTATAACTATGTCGAGCCTTTAGAACTCCATGATGAAGTTCTTAGGTGTAATCCTGAAGCATTTGAATGCAGCACTGCAGGTAAACAGA GTCCTGTCAAGGAGAAGATCTCTGGTAGTGCATTACCTGAAAAGAAGCTCTCTGAATCAAGTTTTTCTGTCCCGAGTCAGACTCAAAAAGACTATAATGCAACCCATAGCCGACAGCTTGATAATTTTTCTACAAAT GACATTTCTACATTGTCTTCTAAGAAATCAAAAGTTAAGAAGAAAGCCGGTAACGGATTATCTATTGCACCTGACCCTACTGAGCTTCAAG ATGCCAGCATTGGAAGATTTCGTGAGTTTTTGGAGGACTTATGTAGCAAGGCTGAACGGAATAGTGGTGATCTAGATGAAGCAGTAGAATTGTTGTCATTGTCTCTTTCAGATCTTAGAACGCTTGTTAATGAAATAATGTCTATACGTGAGAAGAAACTTCTGCATTTGGTCCCTGTAGAATTCCTTGTTAGACTGCTAAAGGTTTTAGATCATCAGATACACATAGCAGAAGGCCTGTCAATTGAGGATTGTGACAAT TCCAATTCAGAACAAGTTTCGTCTCTTTTTGCTGCGTTGGAATCCATTCATGCTGCACTGGCGGTGATGGCTCATACTGACATGCCAAAACAACTTTATAAAGAAGAG GTCATTGAGAGAATTCTGGAGTTTTCCAGGCATCAGATAACGGATGTGATGTGTGCATGTGATCCTTCATACCGGGCATTATACAGACCTAGTGAAAACACTGCACTTGAAG TTGATGATGAAGAATATGATGCTGAATTAGGCTCAGCAAGCAAAAAACGACGTACTAGCAGCAAGACTGTGAAGTTGAAGAAATCAGCATCAAGCAG GTTCTCTAGTGCTGTGAATGTTATTCTTCAGAAGTCGTGTACTGTTCTTGGACTACTCAAGGATTTGTTGTTAATAGAGAGGTTGTCAGATAGTTGCATTTTACAACTTGTAAAAACATGCATTTCAACGTTCTTGGTTGATAACATTCAGCTCTTGCAATTGAAGGCAATTGGTTTACTCAGTGTG ATATTCTATTTATACACACAACATCGTACTTATGTGTTAGATGAAATGCTTCACCTTCTTTGGAAATTACCGCATTCAAAGCGAGCTTTAAGGAATTATCACATACGTGAGGAAGAGCAAAGACAGATCCAGATGATTACTGCTTTGTTGATCCAATTAATTCATTGTAGTGCTAACCTTCCTGATACTTTAAGACTAGCATCAAGTGGTAACTCTGTATTGGAAGTCTCGGTTGATGCTAGTTATCCAACTAAATGCCGTGACGCAGTAAGAGAGGCCTGCGGTCTATTTTGGAGCCGTGTAATTCATCGAGTTGCAAATGCAAAGACTCAGGATGCTTCTGAACTGAAGTCCATAATGGAGAATCTTGTTACTGATTTACTGACCACTCTAAATTTACCCGAGTATCCTGCTTCAGCTTCTATTCTAGAG GTTCTATGTGCTATACTAATTAATAATGCTGGGTCAAACTCCAAGGATTTCGCTGCACGTTCCATGGCAATTGATATTCTTGGCACTATTGCTGCAAGGTTGAAGCGTGATGCTGTGATTTGTAGCCGGGAAAAGTTCTGGGTACTTCAAGATTTACTTAGTGAGAATGCTGCTCGTCCTCATTATCCAAAAGATACATGTTGTATCTGTTTGGGTGGAAGGATTGAAAATTTGTTCATATGTTCCGGCTGCAATAGGCTTTTTCATGCTGACTGTTTGGACATTAAAGAAAATGAAGTTCCCAACCGGAACTGGTACTGTCATATCTGCATCTGCTCAAAGCAACTGCTTGTATTACAATCATATTGCAATTCCCAGCGCAAGGATGATGTAAAAAAGAATCGTAAAGTGTCAATGGATGATTCTGCATTTTCTAACCATGAAATTGTTCAACAATTGCTTTTGAATCACCTTCAAGATGTCACCTCTGATGATGACCTGCATATTTTCATTTGCTG GTTTTATCTATGCGTATGGTATAAAAATGATCCAAAATCTCAGCAGAAGCCCATTTACTACTTTGCTAGGATGAAATCAAGAACCATAATACGGGATTCTGGTACTGTTTCTTCTATGCTGACGCGAGATTCAATCAAGAAGATTACTCTAGCTTTAGGCCAAAAAAGTTCATTTAGTCGAGGCTTTGATAAGATTTTTCACACACTTTTG GTAAATTTGAAGGAGAACTCTCCAGTTATTAGGGCTAAAGCTTTACGAGCA GTTAGCATCATTGTAGAGGCTGATCCAGAGGTATTGGGTGATAAACAAGTTCAAACATCTGTTGAAGGTAGGTTCTGTGACAGTGCAATATCTGTTAGAGAAGCAGCATTGGAACTTGTTGGTAGGCATATTGCTTCGCATCCAGATGTGGGTTTTAAG TATTTTGAGAAGATTACAGAGAGAATCAAAGATACTGGAGTGAGTGTTCGAAAACGAGCCATAAAAATTATTCGAGATATGTGCAGCTCAAATGCCAACTTCTCGGAGTTTACAAGAGCCTGCACAGAGATAATTTCTCGTGTTATTGATGATGAATCCAGTATCCAG GATCTTGTTTGCAAAACATTTTATGAGTTCTGGTTTGAGGAGCCTTCTGCTTCACAAACTCAGATCTTTGGAGATGGTAGTACTGTTCCACTTGAGGTAGCTAAGAAAACAGAGCAAATTGTTGAAATGTTGAAGAGAATGCCCAATAATAAGCTTCTTGTAACTGTAATAAAGCGCAACTTGACACTTGATTTTTTACCACAATCTACAAAAGCAATTGGGGTCAACCCAGTGTCCCTTGTAACAGTTCGTAAGCGTTGTGAGTTGATTTGCAAATGCTTGCTGGAGAAGATATTGCAG GTGGAAGAAATGAACAGTAATGAGGGGGAAAAACTTGTGCTTCCGTATGTGCTAGTCTTGCATGCATTTTGTCTTGTGGACCCAACTCTATGTGCACCAGCTTCTAACCCTTCCCACCTTGTCATTACTTTGGAGCAATATCTGAAGACTCAG gTTGACAATAGCATGGTCGCACAATTACTTGAGagtataatatttataattgatgCTGTGTTGCCATTGCTGAGTAATCAGTTAACTCTGGGTTTTGTGGAGGAACTTGAGCAAGATTTGACGCAGATGATTCGCCGACATTCTTTCTTGACAGTTGTCCATGCTTGTATCAA GTGCCTCTGCAGTATGAGTAAGATTGCTGGGAAGGGGGCTACTGCAGTCCAGCATCTTATTCAGGTCTTCTTCAAATGTTTGGAAGATACCCAGGCAGTTGTAAACAAGCAG CAAGTCGGGCGATCTCTCTTCTCTCTTGGTTTGCTTATTCGTTATGGCAACTGTTTGTTTGCCGGCTCTGGTAATGAACTTGTTGATGTCAAAAGGAGTCTCGGCTTGCTTATGAAGTATCTTGCTGTGGAGGATTGTACTCTTCAGGTTAGATCATTGCAG GCACTAGGATATGTTCTAATTGCAAGGCCTGAATATATGTTAGAAAATGACATTGGAAAGATACTGGAGGGAACATTGTCTAACATTGCTAATGAACGGATAAAG ATGCAAGCATTACAAAACATGTTTGAGTATCTTCTTGATGCTGAAAGCAAAATGGAAACAGACAAAGTTGATGGTAATGTACCTGGTCACTTGGTCGGAGCTGGGCAGAGTGTACCTGTTGCTGCTGGTGCTGGGGATACAAACATATGCGGGGGTATAATTCAGTTGTACTGGGATAATATTTTGGGCAGATGTTTGGATTTGAACGAACAGGTTCGACAATCAGCCTTGAAG ATTGTTGAAGTTGTGTTGCGCCAAGGTCTTGTTCATCCCATCACTTGTGTTCCACATCTTATAGCACTAGAAACAGATCCTCTGGAGCCAAATTCAAAGTTGGCTCATCATCTCCTAATGAATATGAATGAGAA GTACCCTGCATTTTTTGAAAGCCGATTGGGTGATGGACTTCAAATGTCTTTTATGTTCATGCAATCTATTTGTGTCAGTCCTAATGAAAATGTTAACCACAAGACCCAATCTAAGATCCATGTTTCTGGAAAAGGCAAGCCCCAGGCCGATTCGCTCACTCAATCAAGAGTTGGGGTTTCTCGAATATACAAGCTCATCCGAGGGAACCGGATATCAAGGAACAAATTTATGTCCTCAATTGTACGAAAATTTGATAATCCAAGATGGAACAAATTTGTAATATCTTTCTTAAC GTACTGCACAGAGGTCCTTGCCTTGCTTCCATTCATTGCACCTGATGAACCACTTTATTTAATCTATGCTATCAATCGAGTAGTTCAGGTTAGGGCTGGTCCGCTGGAGGCGAACTTCAAAGCCTGGAGTTCAAGCTTGTCACGAAGTGAGGGTGATGGTACACCTCATGGGAATGGAATGTATCCACAGGCACCAGATGAGCCTATTCATACAACCCAAGTCCAGTCATTGGATTTAAATGGCACATATCAGCAAAATGTAGATGTTCGTCCCTACCTCAATGATATGACATCAGTGGATTTAAATGGAACAAATCACCAATTGCCAGATTATCCTTTATCACATAATGGTAGATCAAAAGTAAAGCTACATGCTGCAGGTTTTGCAGATGCCTTTACCTTCTCAAAAGATGATCTTGAGAAAGTTCAG GCTGACTGTTTATCCGCGATTGCATTGCAACTTCTTTTGAAGTTAAAGAGACACCTAAAAATCATGTATAGTCTCGATGATGCCAGATGTCag GCTTATTCTCCAAGCGAACCACCAAAACCTGGAGATGTTTTTTCAAAACAGAATGTTCCATTTAATATTTGTGAATCTCAGTTCAGTTTGCCTACATGTCCGCAAGAATTAATACAAAGATATCAG GAGTTTAAGAATGCATTGAAGGAAGATACAGTGGATTATTCACTCTACACCGCAAATATAAAACGGAAGCGACAAACACCCAGAAAAATTCGGAAATCTGGACCTATGGTAGGTGCTAATATTGATGAGGATGACGATGAGGATTGGGCTGGTGGAATGCGCAATATAAATTTTAGTGGTGGCCGCAGGACTAGCCTTAGAAGCTCCAGACAATACTGA